The Solanum lycopersicum chromosome 9, SLM_r2.1 genome window below encodes:
- the LOC138338649 gene encoding protein RDM1-like, whose translation MYQEYMQMVPIPARKASLIPCNSWIGLAASIKGLYGQLLHYPTNLSIKKWDSLRIGASDEDVPLDTLIDPAKAEASIWLIEEMHRKTTSSYFIARLWHADPMYHANIDAIFPD comes from the coding sequence ATGTACCAAGAGTACATGCAGATGGTTCCTATCCCCGCAAGGAAGGCCTCTCTGATTCCTTGTAACTCATGGATAGGGTTAGCTGCATCAATCAAGGGGTTATATGGGCAACTGCTGCACTACCCGACCAATCTCTCCATAAAGAAGTGGGATAGTTTGAGGATTGGGGCTAGCGATGAAGACGTTCCATTGGATACACTCATCGATCCAGCCAAAGCCGAAGCAAGCATTTGGCTTATAGAAGAAATGCATAGAAAAACTACATCTTCTTATTTCATTGCTAGGCTCTGGCATGCTGATCCTATGTATCATGCTAATATTGATGCAATTTTCCCAGATTAG